The Phocoena phocoena chromosome 4, mPhoPho1.1, whole genome shotgun sequence genome contains a region encoding:
- the NIT2 gene encoding omega-amidase NIT2, with protein sequence MATFRLALIQLQVSSVKSDNLTRACGLIWEAAKQGAKIVSLPECFNSPYGTEYFPEYAEKIPGDSTQKLSEVAKKCSIYVIGGSIPEEDAGKLYNTCAVFGPDGTLLVKHRKLHLFDIDVPGKITFQESKTLSPGDSFSTFDTPYCRVGLGICYDIRFAELAQIYAQRGCQLLVYPGAFNLTTGPAHWELLQRGRAVDNQVYVATASPARDDKASYVAWGHSTVVSPWGEVLVKAGTEEMIVYSDIDLKKLAEIRQQIPIFSQKRSDLYAVEAKKP encoded by the exons ATGGCCA CTTTCCGCTTGGCCCTCATCCAGCTTCAAGTTTCTTCTGTCAAATCAGATAACCTCACTCGAGCCTGTGGCCTTATCTGGGAGGCAGCAAAGCAGGGAGCCAAAATAGTTTCTCTGCCA GAATGCTTTAATTCTCCATATGGTACGgaatattttcctgaatatgCAGAGAAAATTCCTGGTGACTCCACACAGAAGCTTTCTGAAGTAGCAAAGAAGTGCAGCATATATGTCATTGGAG GTTCCATTCCTGAAGAGGATGCTGGGAAATTATATAATACCTGTGCCGTGTTTGGGCCCGATGGAACTTTACTGGTAAAGCACAGAAAG CTCCATCTGTTTGACATTGATGTTCCTGGGAAAATCACATTTCAAGAATCTAAAACATTGAGTCCTGGTGATAGTTTCTCCACATTTGATACTC CTTACTGCAGAGTGGGCCTGGGCATCTGCTACGACATCCGCTTTGCAGAGCTGGCACAAATCTATGCACAGAGAG GCTGCCAGCTGTTGGTATATCCTGGAGCTTTTAATTTGACCACCGGACCAGCCCACTGGGAGTTGCTTCAGCGAGGCCG CGCTGTTGATAATCAGGTGTACGTGGCCACGGCATCTCCTGCCCGGGATGACAAAGCCTCCTATGTTGCCTGGGGACACAGCACCGTTGTGAGTCCTTG GGGGGAGGTCCTCGTCAAAGCTGGCACTGAAGAAATGATCGTGTATTCAGACATAG ACCTGAAGAAGTTGGCTGAAATACGCCAGCAAATCCCCATTTTTAGCCAGAAGCGCTCAGACCTCTATGCAGTGGAGGCGAAAAAGCCCTAA